One genomic window of Vicugna pacos chromosome 18, VicPac4, whole genome shotgun sequence includes the following:
- the CARD11 gene encoding caspase recruitment domain-containing protein 11 isoform X4 codes for MYNPRGLSHRVTLKNSCNFSEPRFRDVQENHRRPWPSRLHIQKETGSGKDQPQAEGVEVRAQEQEGSCCLLRTDHMPGGAPEMDDYTETLKDEEDALWENVECNRHMLSRYINPAKLTPYLRQCKVIDEQDEDEVLNAPMLPSKINRAGRLLDILHTKGQRGYVVFLESLEFYYPELYKLVTGKEPTRRFSTIVVEEGHEGLTHFLMNEVIKLQQQMKAKDMQRCELLAKSRQLEDEKKQLTLTRVELLTFQERYYKMKEERDSYNDELVKVKDDNYNLAMRYAQLSEEKNMAVMRSRDLQLEIDQLKHRLNKMEEECKLERNQSLKLKNDIENRPKKEQVLELERENEMLKTKIQELQSIIQAGKRSLPDSDKAILDILEHDRKEALEDRQELVNKIYNLQEEARQAEELRDKYLEEKEDLELKCSTLGKDCEMYKHRMNTVMLQLEEVERERDQAFHSRDEAQTQYSQCLIEKDKYRKQIRELEEKNDEMRIEMVRREACIVNLESKLRRLSRDSGSLDQSLPRNLPVTIISQNFGDSSPRTNGQEADDSSTSEESPEDSRYFLPYHPPKRRMNLKGIQLQRAKSPISLKRASDFQGRGHEEDGMDVSPSSSRSLPVTNSFSKMPHRSRSSIMSITAEPPGNDSIVRRYKEDAPHRSTVEEDNDSGGFDALDLDDDSHERCSFGPPSVHSSSSSHQSESLDAYDLEQVNLMFRKFSLERPFRPSVTSVGHVRGPGPSVQHTTLSGDSLISQLTLLGGNASGTFVHSVKPGSLAEKAGLHEGHQLLLLEGCIKGERQSIPLDTCTKEEAHWTIQRCSGPITLHYKVNQEGYQKLLKDMEEGLITSGDSFYIRLNLNISSQLDACSMSLKCDDVVHVRDTMYQDRPEWLCARVDPFSDHDLDVGTIPSYSRAQQLLLVKLQRLMHRGSREEADTAHHTLRTLRNTLQPEEPLPTTDPRVSPRLSRASFLFGQLLQFVSRSENKYKRMNSHERVRIVSGGPLGSLARSSLDTSKLLTEKQEELDPESELGRNLSLIPYSLVRAFYCERRRPVLFTPTMLAKALVQKLLNSGGAMEFTMCKPDVVTKDEFLRKQKTETIIFSREKNPNAFECVVPAHIKAVADKNKHCLLEAGISCTRDLIKSQIYPIVLFIRVSEKNIKKFRKMLTRPETEEEFLRLCRLKERELEALPCLYATVEVDMWGNVEELLRVLKDKICEEQRKTVWVDEDQL; via the exons ACCCTGGCCATCACGACTCCACATCCAGAAGGAGACTGGCTCAGGGAAGGACCAGCCCCAGGCAGAAGGAGTAGAAGTCAGAGCTCAGGAGCAGGAGGGCAGCTGCTGTCTGCTGCGCACCGACCACATGCCAG GAGGAGCGCCAGAGATGGACGACTACACGGAGACGCTGAAGGATGAGGAGGACGCCTTGTGGGAGAATGTGGAGTGTAACCGCCACATGCTGAGTCGCTACATCAACCCGGCCAAGCTCACCCCCTACCTGCGCCAGTGCAAGGTCATCGATGAGCAAGATGAAGATGAAGTGCTTAACGCTCCCATGCTGCCGTCCAAGATCAACCGGGCAG GCCGACTCTTGGACATCCTGCACACCAAGGGGCAAAGGGGCTATGTGGTCTTCCTGGAGAGCCTGGAGTTTTACTACCCAGAACTGTACAAGCTGGTGACCGGGAAGGAGCCCACTCGGAGGTTCTCCACCATTGTGG TGGAGGAGGGCCACGAGGGCCTCACGCACTTCCTGATGAACGAAGTCATCAAGCTGCAGCAGCAGATGAAGGCCAAGGACATGCAGCGGTGCGAGCTGCTGGCCAAGTCGCGGCAGCTGGAGGACGAGAAGAAGCAGCTGACGCTGACGCGGGTGGAGCTGCTGACCTTCCAGGAGCGGTACTACAAGATGAAGGAGGAGCGGGACAGCTACAACGACGAGCTGGTCAAGGTGAAGGACGACAACTACAACCTGGCCATGCGCTACGCCCAGCTCAGCGAGGAGAAAAACATGGCGGTCATGCGGAGCCGGGACCTCCAGCTCGAG ATCGACCAGCTCAAGCATCGGTTGAATAAGATGGAGGAGGAATGCAAGCTTGAGAGGAATCAGTCGCTGAAACTGAAGAATGACATCGAGAATCGGCCCAAGAAGGAGCAGGTTCTGGAACTGGAGCGGGAGAATGAGATGCTGAAGACCAAAATCCAGGAGCTGCAGTCCATcatccag GCCGGGAAGCGCAGCCTGCCGGACTCCGACAAGGCCATCTTGGACATCCTGGAGCATGACCGCAAGGAGGCCCTGGAGGACCGACAGGAGCTGGTCAACAAGATCTACaacctgcaggaggaggcccgcCAGGCGGAGGAGCTGCGAGACAAG TacctggaggagaaggaggacctGGAGCTGAAGTGCTCGACCCTCGGGAAGGACTGCGAGATGTACAAGCACCGCATGAACACGGTCATGCTGCAGCTGGAGGAGGTGGAGCGGGAGCGCGACCAG GCCTTCCATTCCCGGGACGAAGCCCAGACCCAGTACTCGCAGTGCCTGATCGAGAAGGACAAGTACAGGAAGCAGATCCGCGAGCTGGAGGAGAAGAACGACGAGATGAGGATTGAGATGGTCCGGCGGGAGGCCTGCATCGTGAACCTGGAAAGCAAGCTGCGGCGCCTCTCCAGGGACAGCGGCAGCCTGGACCAG AGTCTGCCCAGGAACCTACCAGTGACCATCATCTCTCAGAACTTCGGggacagcagccccaggaccAACGGTCAGGAGGCTGATGATTCTTCAACCTCAGAGGAGTCGCCGGAGGACAGCCGATACTTCCTGCCCTACCACCCCCCCAAGCGCAGAATGAACCTGAAAGGCATCCAG CTGCAGAGAGCCAAATCCCCCATCAGCCTGAAGCGAGCATCAGATTTTCAAG GGAGGGGACATGAAGAGGACGGCATGGACGTCAGCCCCAGTTCCTCCAGGTCCCTGCCTGTCACCAACTCCTTCTCCAAGATG CCGCACAGGAGCCGTTCCAGTATCATGTCAATCACCGCCGAGCCCCCAGGAAACGACTCCATCGTCAGACGCTATAAGGAAGATGCGCCGCATCGGAG CACAGTTGAAGAAGACAACGACAGCGGTGGGTTCGACGCCTTAGACCTTGACG ATGACAGTCACGAGCGGTGCTCCTTCGGACCCCCCTCCgtccactcctcctcctcctctcaccaGTCCGAGAGCCTGGACGCCTATGACCTGGAGCAGGTCAACCTCATGTTTAGAAAGTTCTCTCTGGAAAG ACCCTTCCGGCCGTCGGTCACGTCCGTGGGGCACGTGCGGGGCCCGGGGCCCTCGGTGCAGCACACCACGCTGAGTGGTGACAGCCTCATCTCCCAGCTCACCCTGCTCGGGGGCAACGCCAGCGGCACCTTCGTCCACTCTGTCAAGCCGGGCTCCCTGGCCGAGAAGGCCGGCCTCCACGAGGGCCACCAGCTGCTGCTG CTAGAAGGCTGCATCAAAGGCGAGAGGCAGAGCATCCCCTTGGATACATGCACGAAGGAGGAGGCGCACTGGACCATCCAGAGATGCAGTGGCCCCATCACCCTGCACTACAAGGTCAACCAGGAAG GGTaccagaagctgctgaaggaCATGGAGGAGGGCCTGATCACGTCAGGGGACTCCTTCTACATCCGGCTGAACCTGAACATCTCCAGCCAGCTGGACGCCTGCTCCATGTCGCTGAAGTGTGATGACGTCGTGCACGTCCGTGACACCATGTACCAGGACCGGCCCGAGTGGCTGTGCGCGCGGGTCGACCCCTTCTCGGACCACGACCTGGATGTGGGCACCATCCCCAGCTACAGCCG agcccagcagctCCTCCTGGTCAAACTGCAGCGCCTGATGCACAGGGGCAGCCGGGAGGAGGCAGACACGGCCCACCACACCCTGAGGACCCTCCGG AACACCCTGCAGCCAGAAGAACCGCTTCCCACCACGGACCCCAGAGTCAGTCCCCGCCTGTCGCGAGCAAGCTTCCTTTTCGGCCAGCTCCTGCAG TTCGTCAGCAGGTCCGAGAACAAGTACAAGCGGATGAACAGCCATGAGCGCGTGCGCATCGTCTCGGGCGGCCCGCTGGGGAGCCTGGCCCGGTCCTCGCTGGACACCTCCAAGCTCCTGACCGAGAAGCAGGAAG AGCTGGACCCCGAGAGCGAGCTCGGCAGGAACCTCAGCCTGATCCCCTACAGCCTGGTGCGCGCCTTCTACTGCGAGCGCCGCCGGCCCGTCCTCTTCACGCCCACCATGCTGGCCAAGGCGCTGGTCCAGAAGCTGCTCAACTCGGGGGGCGCGATGGAGTTCACCATGTGCAAGCCAG ATGTTGTCACGAAAGACGAGTTCCTCAGAAAGCAGAAGACAGAGACCATCATCTTCTCCCGGGAGAAGAACCCCAACGCCTTTGAGTGCGTCGTCCCTGCCCACATCAAGGCCGTGGCGGACAAG AACAAGCACTGCCTGCTGGAGGCCGGGATCAGCTGCACCAGAGACCTGATCAAGTCCCAGATCTACCCCATCGTCCTCTTCATCCGGGTGTCAGAGAAGAACATCAAGAAGTTCAG GAAGATGCTGACGCGGCCCGAGACGGAGGAGGAGTTCCTGCGCCTGTGCCGGCTGAAGGAGAGGGAGCTGGAGGCCCTGCCGTGCCTGTACGCCACGGTGGAGGTGGACATGTGGGGCAACGTGGAGGAGCTGCTGCGCGTCCTCAAGGACAAGATCTGCGAGGAGCAGCGCAAGACCGTGTGGGTGGACGAGGACCAGCTGTGA
- the CARD11 gene encoding caspase recruitment domain-containing protein 11 isoform X5 — protein MPGGAPEMDDYTETLKDEEDALWENVECNRHMLSRYINPAKLTPYLRQCKVIDEQDEDEVLNAPMLPSKINRAGRLLDILHTKGQRGYVVFLESLEFYYPELYKLVTGKEPTRRFSTIVVEEGHEGLTHFLMNEVIKLQQQMKAKDMQRCELLAKSRQLEDEKKQLTLTRVELLTFQERYYKMKEERDSYNDELVKVKDDNYNLAMRYAQLSEEKNMAVMRSRDLQLEIDQLKHRLNKMEEECKLERNQSLKLKNDIENRPKKEQVLELERENEMLKTKIQELQSIIQAGKRSLPDSDKAILDILEHDRKEALEDRQELVNKIYNLQEEARQAEELRDKYLEEKEDLELKCSTLGKDCEMYKHRMNTVMLQLEEVERERDQAFHSRDEAQTQYSQCLIEKDKYRKQIRELEEKNDEMRIEMVRREACIVNLESKLRRLSRDSGSLDQSLPRNLPVTIISQNFGDSSPRTNGQEADDSSTSEESPEDSRYFLPYHPPKRRMNLKGIQVPARLQRAKSPISLKRASDFQGRGHEEDGMDVSPSSSRSLPVTNSFSKMQPHRSRSSIMSITAEPPGNDSIVRRYKEDAPHRSTVEEDNDSGGFDALDLDDDSHERCSFGPPSVHSSSSSHQSESLDAYDLEQVNLMFRKFSLERPFRPSVTSVGHVRGPGPSVQHTTLSGDSLISQLTLLGGNASGTFVHSVKPGSLAEKAGLHEGHQLLLLEGCIKGERQSIPLDTCTKEEAHWTIQRCSGPITLHYKVNQEGYQKLLKDMEEGLITSGDSFYIRLNLNISSQLDACSMSLKCDDVVHVRDTMYQDRPEWLCARVDPFSDHDLDVGTIPSYSRAQQLLLVKLQRLMHRGSREEADTAHHTLRTLRNTLQPEEPLPTTDPRVSPRLSRASFLFGQLLQFVSRSENKYKRMNSHERVRIVSGGPLGSLARSSLDTSKLLTEKQEELDPESELGRNLSLIPYSLVRAFYCERRRPVLFTPTMLAKALVQKLLNSGGAMEFTMCKPDVVTKDEFLRKQKTETIIFSREKNPNAFECVVPAHIKAVADKNKHCLLEAGISCTRDLIKSQIYPIVLFIRVSEKNIKKFRKMLTRPETEEEFLRLCRLKERELEALPCLYATVEVDMWGNVEELLRVLKDKICEEQRKTVWVDEDQL, from the exons ATGCCAG GAGGAGCGCCAGAGATGGACGACTACACGGAGACGCTGAAGGATGAGGAGGACGCCTTGTGGGAGAATGTGGAGTGTAACCGCCACATGCTGAGTCGCTACATCAACCCGGCCAAGCTCACCCCCTACCTGCGCCAGTGCAAGGTCATCGATGAGCAAGATGAAGATGAAGTGCTTAACGCTCCCATGCTGCCGTCCAAGATCAACCGGGCAG GCCGACTCTTGGACATCCTGCACACCAAGGGGCAAAGGGGCTATGTGGTCTTCCTGGAGAGCCTGGAGTTTTACTACCCAGAACTGTACAAGCTGGTGACCGGGAAGGAGCCCACTCGGAGGTTCTCCACCATTGTGG TGGAGGAGGGCCACGAGGGCCTCACGCACTTCCTGATGAACGAAGTCATCAAGCTGCAGCAGCAGATGAAGGCCAAGGACATGCAGCGGTGCGAGCTGCTGGCCAAGTCGCGGCAGCTGGAGGACGAGAAGAAGCAGCTGACGCTGACGCGGGTGGAGCTGCTGACCTTCCAGGAGCGGTACTACAAGATGAAGGAGGAGCGGGACAGCTACAACGACGAGCTGGTCAAGGTGAAGGACGACAACTACAACCTGGCCATGCGCTACGCCCAGCTCAGCGAGGAGAAAAACATGGCGGTCATGCGGAGCCGGGACCTCCAGCTCGAG ATCGACCAGCTCAAGCATCGGTTGAATAAGATGGAGGAGGAATGCAAGCTTGAGAGGAATCAGTCGCTGAAACTGAAGAATGACATCGAGAATCGGCCCAAGAAGGAGCAGGTTCTGGAACTGGAGCGGGAGAATGAGATGCTGAAGACCAAAATCCAGGAGCTGCAGTCCATcatccag GCCGGGAAGCGCAGCCTGCCGGACTCCGACAAGGCCATCTTGGACATCCTGGAGCATGACCGCAAGGAGGCCCTGGAGGACCGACAGGAGCTGGTCAACAAGATCTACaacctgcaggaggaggcccgcCAGGCGGAGGAGCTGCGAGACAAG TacctggaggagaaggaggacctGGAGCTGAAGTGCTCGACCCTCGGGAAGGACTGCGAGATGTACAAGCACCGCATGAACACGGTCATGCTGCAGCTGGAGGAGGTGGAGCGGGAGCGCGACCAG GCCTTCCATTCCCGGGACGAAGCCCAGACCCAGTACTCGCAGTGCCTGATCGAGAAGGACAAGTACAGGAAGCAGATCCGCGAGCTGGAGGAGAAGAACGACGAGATGAGGATTGAGATGGTCCGGCGGGAGGCCTGCATCGTGAACCTGGAAAGCAAGCTGCGGCGCCTCTCCAGGGACAGCGGCAGCCTGGACCAG AGTCTGCCCAGGAACCTACCAGTGACCATCATCTCTCAGAACTTCGGggacagcagccccaggaccAACGGTCAGGAGGCTGATGATTCTTCAACCTCAGAGGAGTCGCCGGAGGACAGCCGATACTTCCTGCCCTACCACCCCCCCAAGCGCAGAATGAACCTGAAAGGCATCCAGGTGCCTGCTCgc CTGCAGAGAGCCAAATCCCCCATCAGCCTGAAGCGAGCATCAGATTTTCAAG GGAGGGGACATGAAGAGGACGGCATGGACGTCAGCCCCAGTTCCTCCAGGTCCCTGCCTGTCACCAACTCCTTCTCCAAGATG CAGCCGCACAGGAGCCGTTCCAGTATCATGTCAATCACCGCCGAGCCCCCAGGAAACGACTCCATCGTCAGACGCTATAAGGAAGATGCGCCGCATCGGAG CACAGTTGAAGAAGACAACGACAGCGGTGGGTTCGACGCCTTAGACCTTGACG ATGACAGTCACGAGCGGTGCTCCTTCGGACCCCCCTCCgtccactcctcctcctcctctcaccaGTCCGAGAGCCTGGACGCCTATGACCTGGAGCAGGTCAACCTCATGTTTAGAAAGTTCTCTCTGGAAAG ACCCTTCCGGCCGTCGGTCACGTCCGTGGGGCACGTGCGGGGCCCGGGGCCCTCGGTGCAGCACACCACGCTGAGTGGTGACAGCCTCATCTCCCAGCTCACCCTGCTCGGGGGCAACGCCAGCGGCACCTTCGTCCACTCTGTCAAGCCGGGCTCCCTGGCCGAGAAGGCCGGCCTCCACGAGGGCCACCAGCTGCTGCTG CTAGAAGGCTGCATCAAAGGCGAGAGGCAGAGCATCCCCTTGGATACATGCACGAAGGAGGAGGCGCACTGGACCATCCAGAGATGCAGTGGCCCCATCACCCTGCACTACAAGGTCAACCAGGAAG GGTaccagaagctgctgaaggaCATGGAGGAGGGCCTGATCACGTCAGGGGACTCCTTCTACATCCGGCTGAACCTGAACATCTCCAGCCAGCTGGACGCCTGCTCCATGTCGCTGAAGTGTGATGACGTCGTGCACGTCCGTGACACCATGTACCAGGACCGGCCCGAGTGGCTGTGCGCGCGGGTCGACCCCTTCTCGGACCACGACCTGGATGTGGGCACCATCCCCAGCTACAGCCG agcccagcagctCCTCCTGGTCAAACTGCAGCGCCTGATGCACAGGGGCAGCCGGGAGGAGGCAGACACGGCCCACCACACCCTGAGGACCCTCCGG AACACCCTGCAGCCAGAAGAACCGCTTCCCACCACGGACCCCAGAGTCAGTCCCCGCCTGTCGCGAGCAAGCTTCCTTTTCGGCCAGCTCCTGCAG TTCGTCAGCAGGTCCGAGAACAAGTACAAGCGGATGAACAGCCATGAGCGCGTGCGCATCGTCTCGGGCGGCCCGCTGGGGAGCCTGGCCCGGTCCTCGCTGGACACCTCCAAGCTCCTGACCGAGAAGCAGGAAG AGCTGGACCCCGAGAGCGAGCTCGGCAGGAACCTCAGCCTGATCCCCTACAGCCTGGTGCGCGCCTTCTACTGCGAGCGCCGCCGGCCCGTCCTCTTCACGCCCACCATGCTGGCCAAGGCGCTGGTCCAGAAGCTGCTCAACTCGGGGGGCGCGATGGAGTTCACCATGTGCAAGCCAG ATGTTGTCACGAAAGACGAGTTCCTCAGAAAGCAGAAGACAGAGACCATCATCTTCTCCCGGGAGAAGAACCCCAACGCCTTTGAGTGCGTCGTCCCTGCCCACATCAAGGCCGTGGCGGACAAG AACAAGCACTGCCTGCTGGAGGCCGGGATCAGCTGCACCAGAGACCTGATCAAGTCCCAGATCTACCCCATCGTCCTCTTCATCCGGGTGTCAGAGAAGAACATCAAGAAGTTCAG GAAGATGCTGACGCGGCCCGAGACGGAGGAGGAGTTCCTGCGCCTGTGCCGGCTGAAGGAGAGGGAGCTGGAGGCCCTGCCGTGCCTGTACGCCACGGTGGAGGTGGACATGTGGGGCAACGTGGAGGAGCTGCTGCGCGTCCTCAAGGACAAGATCTGCGAGGAGCAGCGCAAGACCGTGTGGGTGGACGAGGACCAGCTGTGA